The following DNA comes from Kaistia sp. 32K.
AGGGAAAAGTCGCGCTGGTCACCGGCGCGAGCTCGGGCATCGGCCGCGCCATGGCGCGGATGCTGGCGGGGCAGGGCGTGCGTCTGGCGCTGGTCGGCCGCTCGGCGGAGCGGCTGCAGGCCGTGCGCGACGAATTCCCCGACGCTGACGCGCTCGTCATCGCGGCCGACCTGACCAAGCCCGCCGAGGTCGAGCGCACGATTGCCGAGACGATCGCCCGCTTCGGCCAGATCGACATCCTGCTTGCCAATGCCGGGCTCTATCTGGCGGGCGACCTCGTCGACGGGAACCCCGACGATTTCGACGCGGTGATCGGCGTCAACATCAACGCCGTGTTCCGCGCCGTGCGCGCAGTCCTGCCCGGCATGATCGAGCGTGGCTCCGGCGAGGTGATCGTCACCAGTTCGGTCGCCGGCCACCAGGCGATCCAATGGGAGCCGGTCTATAGCGCGACCAAGCATGCGGTGCAGGCTTTCGTGCATGGCGTCCGTCGCCAGGTCGCGCCGCATGGCGTGCGGGTCGGCGCGGTGGCGCCGGGCGTCGTCCTGAACGAGCTCTGGGGCTATTCGGATCCCGCCGTGGTCGCCGCCAAGGCGGCGGCGCGCGAGGGGCTGCTGTCGGAAGACGTCGCCGACGCGGTGCTGTTCATGCTGACGCGACCGGCCAATGTCACCATCCGCGATCTGGTCATCCTGCCGCAGAACCAGGACATCTGATCGGCCTTCCGCGGTCGTGGCGCGCCGGGCGGCCCGGCGTCGGAAACGGCGTGGGCCGGACGCTTGCACTTGGCTCGAGCGGCATAGCTCTCCACTCGCCGGGTTTGATCAGACGGCGTTGATCCCGCTCGTAGCGGGCCGGGATCCATGGATTCCTCTTGGGCATGCC
Coding sequences within:
- a CDS encoding SDR family oxidoreductase, with product MSRDLKGKVALVTGASSGIGRAMARMLAGQGVRLALVGRSAERLQAVRDEFPDADALVIAADLTKPAEVERTIAETIARFGQIDILLANAGLYLAGDLVDGNPDDFDAVIGVNINAVFRAVRAVLPGMIERGSGEVIVTSSVAGHQAIQWEPVYSATKHAVQAFVHGVRRQVAPHGVRVGAVAPGVVLNELWGYSDPAVVAAKAAAREGLLSEDVADAVLFMLTRPANVTIRDLVILPQNQDI